From one bacterium genomic stretch:
- a CDS encoding secondary thiamine-phosphate synthase enzyme YjbQ: protein MDKLSIETKKRNDFVEITEQLSGFIKHSGIEDGILYVYVPHTTCGITINENADPSVEVDILNYLKEVIPENGRYSHREGNSDAHIKSVLVGNSITVFIENGFLMLGTWQGIFLCEFDGPRRREVWLKICKTA, encoded by the coding sequence ATGGACAAATTGAGTATTGAAACAAAAAAAAGGAACGATTTTGTAGAGATAACTGAACAATTATCAGGTTTTATTAAACACTCTGGAATAGAAGACGGAATTCTTTATGTGTATGTGCCTCACACAACTTGCGGGATCACTATTAACGAAAATGCTGACCCTTCTGTTGAGGTGGATATTTTGAACTATCTTAAAGAAGTTATACCTGAAAACGGAAGATATTCTCATAGAGAAGGTAATTCTGATGCTCATATAAAATCTGTTTTAGTAGGTAACAGTATAACAGTTTTTATTGAAAACGGGTTTCTGATGTTAGGCACCTGGCAAGGTATATTTCTTTGTGAATTCGATGGACCAAGAAGACGAGAAGTCTGGCTTAAAATATGTAAAACTGCGTAA